In Brachypodium distachyon strain Bd21 chromosome 2, Brachypodium_distachyon_v3.0, whole genome shotgun sequence, one genomic interval encodes:
- the LOC112270938 gene encoding uncharacterized protein LOC112270938 isoform X2 has translation MGDARSRFLRSAKFKPHSLDQTGAKADRPAASQVLGHLWRRHEYAKMATDAKTEEKGMNVEKRRKTKKTFMVPQHQLDEILGYKVRPVPPSLAEQNPSRAAKIEKLNEIIVAKQEKFRREYEAQGYATFEAEVTDDEQEKEANPSAASSIEEDANPSAASSIEEDANPSAAFSIPQGRRGRRRFPPARES, from the exons ATGGGCGATGCACGTTCCCGTTTTCTGCGTTCTGCAAAGTTCAAACCTCACTCGCTAGATCAAACGGGGGCGAAAGCAgatcggccggcggcgagccagGTGCTGG GACACCTTTGGCGAAGGCACGAATACGCTAAGATGGCCACTGATGCCAAAACAGAGGAGAAGGGTATGAATgtggagaagaggaggaagaccaAGAAAACTTTCATGGTACCGCAGCACCAGTTGGATGAGATACTTGGCTACAAAGTGAGACCCGTTCCGCCTAGTCTGGCCGAACAGAATCCTTCACGCGCCGCCAAGATTGAGAAACTCAATGAAATCATTGTGGCCAAGCAGGAGAAGTTCAGGCGTGAGTACGAGGCCCAAGGCTACGCGACTTTTGAAGCAGAGGTCACCGATGATGAGCAAGAGAAAGAGGCGAACCCCTCAGCAGCATCTTCAATAGAGGAAGACGCAAACCCCTCAGCAGCGTCTTCAATAGAGGAAGACGCAAACCCCTCAGCAGCTTTTTCGATCCcacaaggaagaagaggccgAAGAAGATTCCCCCCGGCCCGGGAGTCATGA
- the LOC112270938 gene encoding uncharacterized protein LOC112270938 isoform X1 gives MGDARSRFLRSAKFKPHSLDQTGAKADRPAASQVLEHKSLPIPAGSRIGCAPDFSIIAAGHLWRRHEYAKMATDAKTEEKGMNVEKRRKTKKTFMVPQHQLDEILGYKVRPVPPSLAEQNPSRAAKIEKLNEIIVAKQEKFRREYEAQGYATFEAEVTDDEQEKEANPSAASSIEEDANPSAASSIEEDANPSAAFSIPQGRRGRRRFPPARES, from the exons ATGGGCGATGCACGTTCCCGTTTTCTGCGTTCTGCAAAGTTCAAACCTCACTCGCTAGATCAAACGGGGGCGAAAGCAgatcggccggcggcgagccagGTGCTGG AGCACAAGTCCCTGCCGATTCCGGCTGGGAGTCGAATCGGGTGTGCGCCTGATTTTTCCATAATCGCAGCAGGACACCTTTGGCGAAGGCACGAATACGCTAAGATGGCCACTGATGCCAAAACAGAGGAGAAGGGTATGAATgtggagaagaggaggaagaccaAGAAAACTTTCATGGTACCGCAGCACCAGTTGGATGAGATACTTGGCTACAAAGTGAGACCCGTTCCGCCTAGTCTGGCCGAACAGAATCCTTCACGCGCCGCCAAGATTGAGAAACTCAATGAAATCATTGTGGCCAAGCAGGAGAAGTTCAGGCGTGAGTACGAGGCCCAAGGCTACGCGACTTTTGAAGCAGAGGTCACCGATGATGAGCAAGAGAAAGAGGCGAACCCCTCAGCAGCATCTTCAATAGAGGAAGACGCAAACCCCTCAGCAGCGTCTTCAATAGAGGAAGACGCAAACCCCTCAGCAGCTTTTTCGATCCcacaaggaagaagaggccgAAGAAGATTCCCCCCGGCCCGGGAGTCATGA
- the LOC100840729 gene encoding transcription factor MYB3R-4 isoform X2: MTSDKGRTTKKPAEVSASALPPSDEEASSAVQKRRLPNGRKTGPARRSTKGNWTLEEDDILRKAVQTYNGKNWKKIAECFRDRTDVQCLHRWQKVLNPELVKGPWSKEEDDIIIEMVNEHGPKKWSTIAQALPGRIGKQCRERWHNHLNPGINRDAWTQEEEIRLIQAHQAYGNKWAELSKYLPGRTDNAIKNHWHSSVKKKFESYRAEGLLAQLKGLPPVVYPTSLTVDSSSAMIQQNSEGSGLNAVLEVEDSSEFSQSSLANVSCSQVKHVDAALGCHLQVNFCDERADDSYSLGQEACYTNTNNVASALPETHHQLSISENDLDKHLQQDFSEEMDLDIGYEHNTNATSEADFDNKKGLQSELWEDISFQGILSAPDSISADSFLSPNCQRGLYSVEAAKNFEESLYPLHTFNSSSMTSSAHLQSSATSLPSSFISSGSASCTPGAKFETNGIPVSLESITCQDVPSDMPIPESRKQQPTDVEQSSLEHTTMGREASPIHGESVVGQKKHSEALCYEPPCFPSVEVPFVSCDLLSSSDLPEYSPLGIRELMRSSMNFSTPIRLWSSPTRDMSSDAVLKSAAKSFICTPSIMKKRQRELSSPTPDIKFAKKIGAEKDCGNSGMSSTRTERSFMDVIEDELLDFISHQNEENLKETTHQGINEENTKRNTLEEGKRCSTMNKDTTCDALSTGILTESNANSLSPPKDVKNPGIQKLNTTAKSLSKEIISSRSKPTNLVVEKSSPYINADYQYVNILADTPGIKRGLESPSAWKSPLFTNFQDGFFMSPAGRTFDALGLVKQINEQNAPALEEAHEVLACGRPQNPCSKENSNKENIEQTIIREHVTSNQPSTVMAEARILDYNECTTPVKKKEECSIFQRSPTSSYLLKNVR, from the exons ATGACAAGTGACAAGGGAAGGACTACAAAGAAGCCTGCTGAGGTTTCAGCCTCTGCTTTGCCTCCATCTGATGAAGAAGCCAGCAGTGCAGTacagaagagacggttgccCAATGG GAGGAAAACTGGGCCAGCAAGGCGCTCAACCAAGGGGAATTGGACTCTGGAAGAG GATGATATCCTTCGGAAGGCTGTTCAAACCTACAACGGAAAAAATTGGAAAAAGATAG CGGAGTGTTTTCGAGATAGGACCGATGTTCAATGCCTTCATAGGTGGCAGAAGGTTTTAAATCCTGAGTTGGTCAAAGGACCATGGTCTAAAGAA GAAGATGACATCATTATTGAGATGGTTAATGAACATGGACCAAAGAAATGGTCAACCATCGCCCAAGCTTTGCCAGGACGGATCGGAAAGCAATGCCGTGAAAG GTGGCACAATCATCTTAATCCTGGGATAAATAGAGATGCATGGACACAAGAAGAGGAAATTAGGCTCATTCAGGCTCATCAAGCATATGGAAATAAATGGGCTGAACTATCAAAATATCTGCCAGGAAG GACAGACAATGCGATAAAAAATCACTGGCATAGCTCAGTaaagaagaaatttgaatCATACAGAGCAGAGGGTTTACTGGCTCAGTTAAAAGGCCTACCACCTGTTGTGTATCCTACCAGTCTAACTGTTGATTCTTCATCTGCAATGATCCAGCAAAATAGTGAAGGTAGTGGTTTAAATGCTGTCCTGGAGGTTGAAGATTCCTCTGAGTTCAGTCAATCGTCATTGGCCAATGTTTCTTGCTCTCAAGTGAAGCATGTTGATGCGGCTCTGGGCTGTCATTTGCAAGTAAATTTCTGTGATGAAAGAGCAGACGACTCTTACTCTTTAGGTCAGGAAGCATGCTACACTAACACCAACAATGTTGCTTCTGCATTACCGGAGACTCATCACCAGTTATCCATCTCTGAAAACGATCTAGATAAACACTTGCAGCAAGACTTTTCTGAAGAGATGGATTTAGATATAG GGTATGAGCATAACACAAACGCGACATCTGAAGCTGATTTTGATAACAAAAAGGGTCTTCAATCAGAACTCTGGGAGGATATTTCTTTTCAGGGTATTCTTTCCGCACCAGACTCCATCAGTGCTGATTCTTTCTTGAGTCCAAATTGTCAGCGCGGTCTATATTCAGTTGAAGCTGCGAAGAATTTTGAAGAATCACTTTATCCGTTGCATACATTCAACTCATCAAGCATGACGAGCTCTGCACATCTTCAAAGTTCTGCAACATCGCTACCTTCATCATTTATTTCTTCAGGTAGTGCTTCATGTACACCTGGTgctaaatttgagacaaatggCATACCAGTTTCTTTGGAGTCGATCACATGCCAGGATGTTCCCAGTGACATGCCTATACCAGAATCTAGAAAGCAACAGCCGACAGATGTTGAACAGTCATCTTTGGAACATACAACCATGGGAAGAGAAGCATCACCTATTCATGGTGAATCTGTGGTAGGCCAAAAGAAGCATTCAGAAGCTCTATGCTATGAACCTCCTTGCTTCCCAAGCGTTGAAGTTCCATTTGTCAGCTGTGACCTTTTAAGCTCTAGTGACCTCCCAGAATATAGTCCTCTTGGCATTCGGGAGTTGATGAGGTCATCGATGAACTTCTCCACTCCAATAAGATTGTGGAGCTCCCCTACTCGTGATATGAGTTCTGATGCTGTGCTAAAGAGTGCTGCCAAAAGCTTTATATGCACACCGTCAATAATGAAGAAGCGGCAGAGAGAGCTCTCTTCTCCTACTCCAGATATAAAATTTGCAAAGAAAATTGGTGCCGAAAAGGATTGTGGCAACTCAGGCATGTCATCCACAAGAACCGAAAGATCTTTCATGGATGTTATTGAAGATGAATTGCTTGATTTCATTTCTCACCAAAATGAGGAAAACCTGAAAGAAACCACTCATCAGGGCATAAAcgaagaaaatacaaaaagaAACACTTTGGAGGAAGGAAAGAGATGTTCCACTATGAACAAAGATACAACTTGTGATGCA CTGTCCACAGGGATTCTTACTGAGAGCAATGCCAATAGCCTGAGTCCACCTAAGGATGTGAAGAATCCAGGAATTCAGAAGCTAAATACCACTGCTAAATCTttgtctaaagaaataatatcTTCAAGATCAAAACCAACAAATCTTGTTGTTGAAAAGTCTTCACCGTATATCAATGCTGATTATCAGTATGTGAACAT ATTGGCTGATACCCCAGGAATAAAAAGAGGGTTAGAATCTCCTTCTGCATGGAAGTCCCCTTTGTTCACAAATTTCCAG GATGGATTCTTCATGAGCCCAGCAGGCAGAACTTTTGATGCTTTAGGATTGGTGAAGCAAATAAATGAACAGAATGCTCCTGCCCTGGAGGAAGCCCATGAGGTCCTGGCATGCGGGCGTCCACAGAACCCATGTAGCAAGGAAAACTCTAATAAGGAAAATATAGAGCAAACTATTATCAGGGAGCATGTAACAAGCAACCAGCCATCCACAGTCATG GCCGAAGCAAGGATTCTTGATTACAACGAATGCACAACACctgtgaagaagaaagaagaatgcAGCATTTTCCAAAGATCCCCAACTTCCTCTTATCTCCTGAAGAATGTGCGGTAG
- the LOC100840729 gene encoding transcription factor MYB3R-1 isoform X1: MTSDKGRTTKKPAEVSASALPPSDEEASSAVQKRRLPNGRKTGPARRSTKGNWTLEEDDILRKAVQTYNGKNWKKIAECFRDRTDVQCLHRWQKVLNPELVKGPWSKEEDDIIIEMVNEHGPKKWSTIAQALPGRIGKQCRERWHNHLNPGINRDAWTQEEEIRLIQAHQAYGNKWAELSKYLPGRTDNAIKNHWHSSVKKKFESYRAEGLLAQLKGLPPVVYPTSLTVDSSSAMIQQNSEGSGLNAVLEVEDSSEFSQSSLANVSCSQVKHVDAALGCHLQVNFCDERADDSYSLGQEACYTNTNNVASALPETHHQLSISENDLDKHLQQDFSEEMDLDIGEVPNSSVFTDSQASKELFQHTQVISMLPTVSGYEHNTNATSEADFDNKKGLQSELWEDISFQGILSAPDSISADSFLSPNCQRGLYSVEAAKNFEESLYPLHTFNSSSMTSSAHLQSSATSLPSSFISSGSASCTPGAKFETNGIPVSLESITCQDVPSDMPIPESRKQQPTDVEQSSLEHTTMGREASPIHGESVVGQKKHSEALCYEPPCFPSVEVPFVSCDLLSSSDLPEYSPLGIRELMRSSMNFSTPIRLWSSPTRDMSSDAVLKSAAKSFICTPSIMKKRQRELSSPTPDIKFAKKIGAEKDCGNSGMSSTRTERSFMDVIEDELLDFISHQNEENLKETTHQGINEENTKRNTLEEGKRCSTMNKDTTCDALSTGILTESNANSLSPPKDVKNPGIQKLNTTAKSLSKEIISSRSKPTNLVVEKSSPYINADYQYVNILADTPGIKRGLESPSAWKSPLFTNFQDGFFMSPAGRTFDALGLVKQINEQNAPALEEAHEVLACGRPQNPCSKENSNKENIEQTIIREHVTSNQPSTVMAEARILDYNECTTPVKKKEECSIFQRSPTSSYLLKNVR, translated from the exons ATGACAAGTGACAAGGGAAGGACTACAAAGAAGCCTGCTGAGGTTTCAGCCTCTGCTTTGCCTCCATCTGATGAAGAAGCCAGCAGTGCAGTacagaagagacggttgccCAATGG GAGGAAAACTGGGCCAGCAAGGCGCTCAACCAAGGGGAATTGGACTCTGGAAGAG GATGATATCCTTCGGAAGGCTGTTCAAACCTACAACGGAAAAAATTGGAAAAAGATAG CGGAGTGTTTTCGAGATAGGACCGATGTTCAATGCCTTCATAGGTGGCAGAAGGTTTTAAATCCTGAGTTGGTCAAAGGACCATGGTCTAAAGAA GAAGATGACATCATTATTGAGATGGTTAATGAACATGGACCAAAGAAATGGTCAACCATCGCCCAAGCTTTGCCAGGACGGATCGGAAAGCAATGCCGTGAAAG GTGGCACAATCATCTTAATCCTGGGATAAATAGAGATGCATGGACACAAGAAGAGGAAATTAGGCTCATTCAGGCTCATCAAGCATATGGAAATAAATGGGCTGAACTATCAAAATATCTGCCAGGAAG GACAGACAATGCGATAAAAAATCACTGGCATAGCTCAGTaaagaagaaatttgaatCATACAGAGCAGAGGGTTTACTGGCTCAGTTAAAAGGCCTACCACCTGTTGTGTATCCTACCAGTCTAACTGTTGATTCTTCATCTGCAATGATCCAGCAAAATAGTGAAGGTAGTGGTTTAAATGCTGTCCTGGAGGTTGAAGATTCCTCTGAGTTCAGTCAATCGTCATTGGCCAATGTTTCTTGCTCTCAAGTGAAGCATGTTGATGCGGCTCTGGGCTGTCATTTGCAAGTAAATTTCTGTGATGAAAGAGCAGACGACTCTTACTCTTTAGGTCAGGAAGCATGCTACACTAACACCAACAATGTTGCTTCTGCATTACCGGAGACTCATCACCAGTTATCCATCTCTGAAAACGATCTAGATAAACACTTGCAGCAAGACTTTTCTGAAGAGATGGATTTAGATATAGGTGAGGTACCAAACAGTTCTGTATTTACAGATAGCCAGGCATCCAAGGAGCTATTTCAGCACACCCAGGTCATATCTATGTTGCCTACTGTTTCAGGGTATGAGCATAACACAAACGCGACATCTGAAGCTGATTTTGATAACAAAAAGGGTCTTCAATCAGAACTCTGGGAGGATATTTCTTTTCAGGGTATTCTTTCCGCACCAGACTCCATCAGTGCTGATTCTTTCTTGAGTCCAAATTGTCAGCGCGGTCTATATTCAGTTGAAGCTGCGAAGAATTTTGAAGAATCACTTTATCCGTTGCATACATTCAACTCATCAAGCATGACGAGCTCTGCACATCTTCAAAGTTCTGCAACATCGCTACCTTCATCATTTATTTCTTCAGGTAGTGCTTCATGTACACCTGGTgctaaatttgagacaaatggCATACCAGTTTCTTTGGAGTCGATCACATGCCAGGATGTTCCCAGTGACATGCCTATACCAGAATCTAGAAAGCAACAGCCGACAGATGTTGAACAGTCATCTTTGGAACATACAACCATGGGAAGAGAAGCATCACCTATTCATGGTGAATCTGTGGTAGGCCAAAAGAAGCATTCAGAAGCTCTATGCTATGAACCTCCTTGCTTCCCAAGCGTTGAAGTTCCATTTGTCAGCTGTGACCTTTTAAGCTCTAGTGACCTCCCAGAATATAGTCCTCTTGGCATTCGGGAGTTGATGAGGTCATCGATGAACTTCTCCACTCCAATAAGATTGTGGAGCTCCCCTACTCGTGATATGAGTTCTGATGCTGTGCTAAAGAGTGCTGCCAAAAGCTTTATATGCACACCGTCAATAATGAAGAAGCGGCAGAGAGAGCTCTCTTCTCCTACTCCAGATATAAAATTTGCAAAGAAAATTGGTGCCGAAAAGGATTGTGGCAACTCAGGCATGTCATCCACAAGAACCGAAAGATCTTTCATGGATGTTATTGAAGATGAATTGCTTGATTTCATTTCTCACCAAAATGAGGAAAACCTGAAAGAAACCACTCATCAGGGCATAAAcgaagaaaatacaaaaagaAACACTTTGGAGGAAGGAAAGAGATGTTCCACTATGAACAAAGATACAACTTGTGATGCA CTGTCCACAGGGATTCTTACTGAGAGCAATGCCAATAGCCTGAGTCCACCTAAGGATGTGAAGAATCCAGGAATTCAGAAGCTAAATACCACTGCTAAATCTttgtctaaagaaataatatcTTCAAGATCAAAACCAACAAATCTTGTTGTTGAAAAGTCTTCACCGTATATCAATGCTGATTATCAGTATGTGAACAT ATTGGCTGATACCCCAGGAATAAAAAGAGGGTTAGAATCTCCTTCTGCATGGAAGTCCCCTTTGTTCACAAATTTCCAG GATGGATTCTTCATGAGCCCAGCAGGCAGAACTTTTGATGCTTTAGGATTGGTGAAGCAAATAAATGAACAGAATGCTCCTGCCCTGGAGGAAGCCCATGAGGTCCTGGCATGCGGGCGTCCACAGAACCCATGTAGCAAGGAAAACTCTAATAAGGAAAATATAGAGCAAACTATTATCAGGGAGCATGTAACAAGCAACCAGCCATCCACAGTCATG GCCGAAGCAAGGATTCTTGATTACAACGAATGCACAACACctgtgaagaagaaagaagaatgcAGCATTTTCCAAAGATCCCCAACTTCCTCTTATCTCCTGAAGAATGTGCGGTAG
- the LOC100840729 gene encoding transcription factor MYB3R-1 isoform X3 has protein sequence MMLDNRQHFCLPAECFRDRTDVQCLHRWQKVLNPELVKGPWSKEEDDIIIEMVNEHGPKKWSTIAQALPGRIGKQCRERWHNHLNPGINRDAWTQEEEIRLIQAHQAYGNKWAELSKYLPGRTDNAIKNHWHSSVKKKFESYRAEGLLAQLKGLPPVVYPTSLTVDSSSAMIQQNSEGSGLNAVLEVEDSSEFSQSSLANVSCSQVKHVDAALGCHLQVNFCDERADDSYSLGQEACYTNTNNVASALPETHHQLSISENDLDKHLQQDFSEEMDLDIGEVPNSSVFTDSQASKELFQHTQVISMLPTVSGYEHNTNATSEADFDNKKGLQSELWEDISFQGILSAPDSISADSFLSPNCQRGLYSVEAAKNFEESLYPLHTFNSSSMTSSAHLQSSATSLPSSFISSGSASCTPGAKFETNGIPVSLESITCQDVPSDMPIPESRKQQPTDVEQSSLEHTTMGREASPIHGESVVGQKKHSEALCYEPPCFPSVEVPFVSCDLLSSSDLPEYSPLGIRELMRSSMNFSTPIRLWSSPTRDMSSDAVLKSAAKSFICTPSIMKKRQRELSSPTPDIKFAKKIGAEKDCGNSGMSSTRTERSFMDVIEDELLDFISHQNEENLKETTHQGINEENTKRNTLEEGKRCSTMNKDTTCDALSTGILTESNANSLSPPKDVKNPGIQKLNTTAKSLSKEIISSRSKPTNLVVEKSSPYINADYQYVNILADTPGIKRGLESPSAWKSPLFTNFQDGFFMSPAGRTFDALGLVKQINEQNAPALEEAHEVLACGRPQNPCSKENSNKENIEQTIIREHVTSNQPSTVMAEARILDYNECTTPVKKKEECSIFQRSPTSSYLLKNVR, from the exons ATGATGCTTGACAACAGACAACACTTTTGCCTTCCAGCGGAGTGTTTTCGAGATAGGACCGATGTTCAATGCCTTCATAGGTGGCAGAAGGTTTTAAATCCTGAGTTGGTCAAAGGACCATGGTCTAAAGAA GAAGATGACATCATTATTGAGATGGTTAATGAACATGGACCAAAGAAATGGTCAACCATCGCCCAAGCTTTGCCAGGACGGATCGGAAAGCAATGCCGTGAAAG GTGGCACAATCATCTTAATCCTGGGATAAATAGAGATGCATGGACACAAGAAGAGGAAATTAGGCTCATTCAGGCTCATCAAGCATATGGAAATAAATGGGCTGAACTATCAAAATATCTGCCAGGAAG GACAGACAATGCGATAAAAAATCACTGGCATAGCTCAGTaaagaagaaatttgaatCATACAGAGCAGAGGGTTTACTGGCTCAGTTAAAAGGCCTACCACCTGTTGTGTATCCTACCAGTCTAACTGTTGATTCTTCATCTGCAATGATCCAGCAAAATAGTGAAGGTAGTGGTTTAAATGCTGTCCTGGAGGTTGAAGATTCCTCTGAGTTCAGTCAATCGTCATTGGCCAATGTTTCTTGCTCTCAAGTGAAGCATGTTGATGCGGCTCTGGGCTGTCATTTGCAAGTAAATTTCTGTGATGAAAGAGCAGACGACTCTTACTCTTTAGGTCAGGAAGCATGCTACACTAACACCAACAATGTTGCTTCTGCATTACCGGAGACTCATCACCAGTTATCCATCTCTGAAAACGATCTAGATAAACACTTGCAGCAAGACTTTTCTGAAGAGATGGATTTAGATATAGGTGAGGTACCAAACAGTTCTGTATTTACAGATAGCCAGGCATCCAAGGAGCTATTTCAGCACACCCAGGTCATATCTATGTTGCCTACTGTTTCAGGGTATGAGCATAACACAAACGCGACATCTGAAGCTGATTTTGATAACAAAAAGGGTCTTCAATCAGAACTCTGGGAGGATATTTCTTTTCAGGGTATTCTTTCCGCACCAGACTCCATCAGTGCTGATTCTTTCTTGAGTCCAAATTGTCAGCGCGGTCTATATTCAGTTGAAGCTGCGAAGAATTTTGAAGAATCACTTTATCCGTTGCATACATTCAACTCATCAAGCATGACGAGCTCTGCACATCTTCAAAGTTCTGCAACATCGCTACCTTCATCATTTATTTCTTCAGGTAGTGCTTCATGTACACCTGGTgctaaatttgagacaaatggCATACCAGTTTCTTTGGAGTCGATCACATGCCAGGATGTTCCCAGTGACATGCCTATACCAGAATCTAGAAAGCAACAGCCGACAGATGTTGAACAGTCATCTTTGGAACATACAACCATGGGAAGAGAAGCATCACCTATTCATGGTGAATCTGTGGTAGGCCAAAAGAAGCATTCAGAAGCTCTATGCTATGAACCTCCTTGCTTCCCAAGCGTTGAAGTTCCATTTGTCAGCTGTGACCTTTTAAGCTCTAGTGACCTCCCAGAATATAGTCCTCTTGGCATTCGGGAGTTGATGAGGTCATCGATGAACTTCTCCACTCCAATAAGATTGTGGAGCTCCCCTACTCGTGATATGAGTTCTGATGCTGTGCTAAAGAGTGCTGCCAAAAGCTTTATATGCACACCGTCAATAATGAAGAAGCGGCAGAGAGAGCTCTCTTCTCCTACTCCAGATATAAAATTTGCAAAGAAAATTGGTGCCGAAAAGGATTGTGGCAACTCAGGCATGTCATCCACAAGAACCGAAAGATCTTTCATGGATGTTATTGAAGATGAATTGCTTGATTTCATTTCTCACCAAAATGAGGAAAACCTGAAAGAAACCACTCATCAGGGCATAAAcgaagaaaatacaaaaagaAACACTTTGGAGGAAGGAAAGAGATGTTCCACTATGAACAAAGATACAACTTGTGATGCA CTGTCCACAGGGATTCTTACTGAGAGCAATGCCAATAGCCTGAGTCCACCTAAGGATGTGAAGAATCCAGGAATTCAGAAGCTAAATACCACTGCTAAATCTttgtctaaagaaataatatcTTCAAGATCAAAACCAACAAATCTTGTTGTTGAAAAGTCTTCACCGTATATCAATGCTGATTATCAGTATGTGAACAT ATTGGCTGATACCCCAGGAATAAAAAGAGGGTTAGAATCTCCTTCTGCATGGAAGTCCCCTTTGTTCACAAATTTCCAG GATGGATTCTTCATGAGCCCAGCAGGCAGAACTTTTGATGCTTTAGGATTGGTGAAGCAAATAAATGAACAGAATGCTCCTGCCCTGGAGGAAGCCCATGAGGTCCTGGCATGCGGGCGTCCACAGAACCCATGTAGCAAGGAAAACTCTAATAAGGAAAATATAGAGCAAACTATTATCAGGGAGCATGTAACAAGCAACCAGCCATCCACAGTCATG GCCGAAGCAAGGATTCTTGATTACAACGAATGCACAACACctgtgaagaagaaagaagaatgcAGCATTTTCCAAAGATCCCCAACTTCCTCTTATCTCCTGAAGAATGTGCGGTAG
- the LOC100841032 gene encoding probable calcium-binding protein CML18 isoform X1, with protein sequence MAANEEGSPADAKICGGLAGGIPMAELEQVFRRYDANGDGKISAEELASVLRALGAAPGPGEVARMMEEMDADRDGFVDLREFAAFHCGQGAANQEQEAASEAELKEAFRMYDADRNGLISARELHRVLRQLGDKCSVADCSRMIRSVDADGDGSVNFDEFKKMMGGGGSSKREALKF encoded by the exons ATGGCGGCGAACGAGGAGGGTTCGCCCGCGGACGCGAAGATCTGCGGCGGGCTGGCGGGGGGGATCCCGATGGCGGAGCTGGAGCAGGTGTTCCGGCGGTACGACGCGAACGGCGACGGCAAGATCTCGGCGGAGGAGCTGGCGTCCGTGCTGCGCGCGCTGGGCGCGGCCCCGGGGCCGGGGGAGGTCGCGCGCATGATGGAGGAGATGGACGCCGACAGGGACGGCTTCGTCGACCTCCGCGAGTTCGCCGCCTTCCACTGCGGCCAGGGCGCCGCCAatcaggagcaggaggcggcgtcggaggccgagctcaaggAGGCGTTCCGGATGTACGACGCGGACCGCAACGGGCTCATCTCCGCCCGGGAGCTCCACCGCGTGCTGCGGCAGCTCGGGGACAAGTGCTCCGTCGCCGACTGCTCGCGCATGATCCGCTCCGTcgacgccgacggcgacggcagcgtCAACTTCGATGAGTTCAAGAAGATGatgggcggcggagggag TAGCAAGCGGGAGGCTCTTAAGTTCTAA
- the LOC100841032 gene encoding probable calcium-binding protein CML18 isoform X2, which yields MAANEEGSPADAKICGGLAGGIPMAELEQVFRRYDANGDGKISAEELASVLRALGAAPGPGEVARMMEEMDADRDGFVDLREFAAFHCGQGAANQEQEAASEAELKEAFRMYDADRNGLISARELHRVLRQLGDKCSVADCSRMIRSVDADGDGSVNFDEFKKMMGGGGR from the coding sequence ATGGCGGCGAACGAGGAGGGTTCGCCCGCGGACGCGAAGATCTGCGGCGGGCTGGCGGGGGGGATCCCGATGGCGGAGCTGGAGCAGGTGTTCCGGCGGTACGACGCGAACGGCGACGGCAAGATCTCGGCGGAGGAGCTGGCGTCCGTGCTGCGCGCGCTGGGCGCGGCCCCGGGGCCGGGGGAGGTCGCGCGCATGATGGAGGAGATGGACGCCGACAGGGACGGCTTCGTCGACCTCCGCGAGTTCGCCGCCTTCCACTGCGGCCAGGGCGCCGCCAatcaggagcaggaggcggcgtcggaggccgagctcaaggAGGCGTTCCGGATGTACGACGCGGACCGCAACGGGCTCATCTCCGCCCGGGAGCTCCACCGCGTGCTGCGGCAGCTCGGGGACAAGTGCTCCGTCGCCGACTGCTCGCGCATGATCCGCTCCGTcgacgccgacggcgacggcagcgtCAACTTCGATGAGTTCAAGAAGATGatgggcggcggagggaggtaG